The following nucleotide sequence is from uncultured Draconibacterium sp..
CTTCGGCATAACCATCGCCATTTTCTTTGTTATAGCTTATTTGTTTGGCTGTTAAAAGTTGCGTTTCGTTATACACCCTTGGCATTTCTTTTAGGTCAGCCTCGCCGGTTTGGGTGTTGTACCAACCGTCTTCGGCATAAAGTGTATTCACCGAATCGCGAATAGTAGTTGGCCCTTTAAAAAAGATAACCTCGGTTTGCGTATTGTAGCGTAGGTCTTCACTGTCGATCGTATACTTATCGGAGAAGCCAACAACGCTGTCGGTAAAATGTGCTTCGTTATCGTCGAGGTAATATTTCCCCACTTTGCTGGTGAGCGTGTTGGTGCTGTCAACAATTTTTCCGAAACAATCGTAGTAGCCAACATTTAGGTTCATGTCGTAATCCAGCGTATCGGTGTAAAGCGTTACCTCCTTATTCTCCAGCTTTACATTTTTTATGGCCTGTGCAAAACTGCGGTCGCCATCGTAATATACTTTTCGTGCATAAAGGTGCAGTGTGTCGCCCTGATTAATGTGAACGTTGCCAAAAGCATCAACCCGGTTTGTGCCTTCGTAGGTGTAGGCACTATCGCAATACATCAGAATATCTTCATGACGGATAATCACGTCGTTGATCAGGCGTTGGGCATTGGCTATATTTTCTGTTTGGATTAAATCTCCTGCCTGTAAAATTTCCACACGTTTTTTTTCCTGCGAAAATCCTTTTGCGGTTAAAAACATAAGGAGTACCAGAAAAATTGCCGGGGTGAATTTGCGCAAAGTAGCGCTGGTATTAAAACGGTAAAAAGACATTAAAGCAATTTGTCGATGATTTCGTCGATTGAAATATTTTCAGCTTCGGCTTTGTAGTTTTTAATAATCCGGTGTCTCAGAATAGATGGAGCAACGGCTTTTACATCCTCTATGTCGGGCGAATATTTTCCACGCAAAGCAGCATGTGTTTTTGCTCCCAGCACCAGGTACTGCGAAGCACGTGGTCCGGCTCCCCATTTCAGGTACTGGTTACTAATCTCTGCTGCATTTTCATTTTCCGGACGGGTTTTGGCCGCCAGAGTAACTGCATAACGTAACACATTGTCGTTTACCGGAATTTTACGAATTAAATCCTGGTAGTACAGAATCTCTTTTCCTGAAATAACCGGTTTCAACTCGGTGTTTTGTATGGTAGTTGTATTTTTTACGATGGTAATTTCGTCTTCCAGTTTTGGGTAATCGAGCCACACTGAAAACATAAAACGGTCGAGCTGCGCTTCGGGCAGGGGATAGGTTCCTTCCTGCTCGATTGGGTTTTGCGTTGCCAGTACAAAAAACGGTTTGTCCAGCTCAAAATGTTGTCCGGCAGCAGTAATCGATTGTTCCTGCATGGCTTCCAACAGTGCCGATTGCGTTTTTGGTGGCGTACGGTTAATCTCGTCGGCCAGAATAATATTAGCAAACAATGGCCCCTGTATGAACTTAAAATTACGTTCGTTGTCCAGAATTTCAGTACCGATAATATCCGATGGCATCAAATCGGGCGTAAACTGTATACGGTTGTATTTTAGCCCCAGGATTTTTGCAATGGTAGTTACGAGCAGTGTTTTTGCCAGCCCGGGAACACCGATCAGCAAAACATGACCGCGGCTAAACAGCGAGATCAGTACCTGTTCGATAATTGCATCCTGCCCATAGATTACGGTTGTAATTTCCTTTTTCAGGTCTTTAAATTTGGCCTGAAGTGCATCTAAGGCTTCAACGTCGTTTTTAAAATTCATAAACAAAAATTCGTGGGTTATTTAATCCAGTTGTCGAAATTAAAGTTACAGTTAGCATAAGTTCTGTCGATGCGGATATAGGTTTGCGACTGGCGCTCGGCAATCCACTCTTCCAAAACCTGTTCTTTCTTTTTCGCCAGGTACAATTCGGCAAGCGTTTGGTAATCGTTTTGCAGGTTGGCCTTGTGCGAATCTATTTTTCTTAACAGCTTGATTGTTTTATAAACCTGTTGCTGGTTTTTAGTATCAATGGTTTCAAACGGCTCTGAAATCTCGTTGATATTCATTTTTGTGATGATCTTACTTACATCGGGATCAATCTCTTCAATCGAGAATTTCGACGACATGGTGTTGGCGTTAATGGCAATACCACCGTTGTTACGCGTATTTTTATCGTACGAGAACATTTGAGCTGCCTGATCAAACGCAATTTCATCTTTGCGAATGAGGTTGGCCAGGCTGTCGAGGCGTTCGTAAGCTTCTTCTTTTGCGTCAACCGAAACTTTTGGTTTCATTAAGATATGACGGGTGTTTACTTTTCCACCTTGTTTATCTACTAACTGAATAATGTGGTAGCCAAACGCACTTTTTACAACGTTCGATACCTTATCGTCTTTTAAGTTAAAAGCTGCGCTTGCATAAGCCGGATCAAGCTGTGCACGGCCTGAATAACCAATAACTCCACCATCTTTTGCCGAAGGGCCTTCGGAGTAAATTACAGCCATTGCGGCAAAGCTCGAACCGTTTTCAATACGTTTTTTAATTTCGCGCAGTTTAGCTTTTACCCGGTTTTCTTCTTCCAATTCTATTTTTGGTTGCACGGTAATTTGTGCATACTCGTATTGCGTTGGTATCGTTGGTATTTCCTCTTTGCTCAGGTTGCGGTAGTTGTAACGCACTTCTGATGGTGTTACAGTTACATTTTCCACAATCTTCGAGCGCATTTGCTGACTTAACAACTGCTCGCGAATGGCTTCCTGCATGTCGGATTTAATACTTGCAATTGGTTTACCAAAGTAGGTTTCAACGGCACTTTCGGTACCAAAGTGTTGCATGTACATTTGCAATTGTGCATCCATTTGCTGGTTTACCTGGCTGGGCATTACTGTAATTAAGGTATCCAATTCGGCCTCGGCAACCAATAGTTTATTGATCAAAAAATCTTCCAGTATCTCGCATTTCATATCTCCATCGGAGGTAATTCCTTGCGCCTGCTGGTTAATGTTCATGGTTTCGATGTCCGATTTCAAAATAACGTTACCACCAACCACGGCTACAATCTGGTCGATAACCTTATCCTGAGCATTTGCTCCGGTAAGTACCGCAAGCATTAGCATTATTGTTACAAAAATTCTAGTCATCTTATTTTCATTAATTTGTTTTCGTGTCATATATTCTGAATTTCTTTTTTCTTACACCTTCCGTGTAAATATTTTCTTCAATTTCTTTTAAGAACTTGATCTTACGCTGATTCAGGATCAGATTTTTTATATTGTCCCGAACAAATTCAATCGGAGCCAGATCGTTACTTAGCTTATAATCATGAATGCTGACAATATAGTAATAATTTGAATCATTCATTTCATACAGCTCGTTCCGCTTCAGAAAGGTCTCGGTATCTTCCACCTTTTGCGGAAAGTTGTTTTCCAGCATCTGGAAGCTGATCCATTCGTCGGCTGATATGTTTGCTTTTTTCGCGTACTGACTGCAATAGTCGCGAAGTTCGTCAATTCCTTCGGGCGATGTGTCGGCAATCAACGATTTTACCAGGCTGGGATCTGCCAAATCGCTTGGTATCATAACGAACGTTGCTTTCACAATGCTGTTATTCAGGTTGAAGTTTGTCGGATTATTGTTGTAAAATTCTTCAATTTGCTGGCTGGTAACAACAGTGTCCATCCGTTGCCGAATCAACTCGTTTTTATATTTGTAAATAATCAACGAGTTGCGGTATTCTTCCATCTCATTACGAAGATCTTTTTGCTCGTCACTCAGGTTTTCATCAGCTTTTTGAATCAGTAGTTCCTGCTTAATCCATTTGTCGATGTAGTTGTCGCTCATTGCGGTACTGTCTTCCTTACTGATTCCTTTGGGCAGAATTTCTTCCACTTTTGAGCGGTAAAGCACTTTTTCTCCAACGCTGGCAACCGGTTCATCACTCATGTCCGACGAACATCCGGCAAAGGCAACAGCCAGTGCAACGATAAATCCATATGTGATTTTTCGTTTAAACACCCTCGATGGAATTTAGCAGTTTTTTATTCACTTTAATCTTGTACTTATTGCGTAGTTTTTTTATCCATTGTTCTTCCAGATAGTCTTGGTAATCCGAGATAAAAAGGCCGCGCGCATCATCCAATGTTTTTGGCTCCGGTTTAATTATATCGCCACGAACAAAAGTGGTTGCACTGTCAAAATGTTCCGGGTCTTTGCCGTTCCATACATAATAATCCACTACCGGATTTTGGGCTTCTTCCCAGGCTCCGGTTTCTATGGAAATCAGTTCTTCTTCATCCGAATTTATGTGTTCGAGCACTTCGTCAGCATTCAGGCCTGCACCAAACAGGTTTTCTGCTTCTTCGCGAACCGACACATCCTTACAGGTAATTATATGACCTTTAAAACGGTCTCCCCATAGGTGTTTATCCTTGTTTTTTTGATAGAATTCTTTCAACCCTGCAGTGTCTTGCGCTGCATAGTTCCAAATTTTTTCCTGAGAAATATTAAACAACAAAATACCGTCGTGGTATTCGTTCATTAGGTAGCGGAACTCCGGGTATTTCTCCTCCAGTTTTGAGTCTTCCAAATTTGTGATCTCATCTGTCACCCATTCATCGTAAACCGAAAGACAGGAGCCCGTTTTTATATTTTTTCGCGTAATAAACGCTGTCAGTTCTTCTGTTCCAAAATTTTTATTGTCGATAGTAAAGAAAGTATCTTCAGGTAAAGCAGAAGTGTCGGTAATAGTTAGTTCTGCTAATTTTGCTTTGGCAGCTTCATTTTCCAGAAAATTATATTCCTTTTTCAGTTTCTCAACAAACACTTTCTTTCCCGATTCGAGGCGCGTGGCATCTTTTTTTATCTGACTTTCAATTGATGCACGTGCTTCTTCAAAAGGAGGAACCGGGCGTGCACTTAAACGTTTTATAATGTGATAACCAAAAGACGTTTCCACAGGTTCTGAAATATCGCCATCGTTTTTAAGCGCAAATGCCGGATCTGAAAATTCCTTTACAATCCTGCCTGCCGAAAACCAGGGCATTTCTCCTCCACGAACGGCAGAGCGTCTGTCCTGCGATTCTTTTTTAGCCATTTCAGCAAAATCAACTCCGTTGAGCAGTAGCTGATAAATGGAGTCGATGGCCGTTTTTGCTTTTGCTTTTTCCTCGGGAGTGGCATTCCGTCCCACATTTTTCATAATGTGGGCAACCTGCAATTCTCCATCATTGGGTCGTGTGTCGTGTACCTGAATCAGATGGTAACCAAAGTTGGTGCGCACCGGCTCCGAAACTTCTCCAACAGGCGTGTTAAATGCCGCATCTTCAAAAGGGGCAACCATGGTAAAAGCCGAAAAATAATTCAGATGGCCTTTGTTTGTTTTTGCCGAAGGATCTTCCGAATATTCCACTGCGGCATCTTCAAAAGATTTCCCGCCAATAATCTGCTTACGGATGTTTGTAATTTTGTCGAGTACCTGCTGTTCTTGTGTTGCCGATGCGTTTTCATCAACACGCAGTAAAATATGACTGGCGTCAACCTCCAGTTTCATGCGGCGGTAAAGCTCTTCCACCTGGTGCTCGTTAAATTCAATATCAGTAAGATAAGGTGCTGCAATTTCTTTCCGGTAGCCGGCCAGTTCGTTAATAAAGGCCTGGCTGGTGTCCATCTTTAAGCTTTCAGCCTCAACAACTTTCAGCTTAAAATTAATAAACAGCTCAAGGTATTCCCTGGGTGTTTTTTTATCGGCATCGGAATAAAGGTTGTTGTTGTTTTTGTTGTAAACAATTTCAAATTCTTCTTTACTAACCGCATGGTGATCAATCGTTAGCAATACCCCGTCGGGTTGTGCTACAACCTGTAAGTTACTAACAACAAAAAAAATCAATGAAAAGAATACTCTGTTCATTTTACACCATCGGTTTATATTTGAACAACTCTGCTTAAGCAAATTGCCATTGTTTTAAACCCTCTCGGGGAAAAGCAGTCCGCGTTTACTGGCGGCTGCTGTAGTTCGGTGCTTCACGAGTAATACTTACATCGTGTGGATGGCTTTCCTGGACACCCGCATTTGAAATTCGGGTGAATTTAGCCTGTTGAAGCGCTTTAATATTTTGTGCTCCGCAATATCCCATTCCGGCGCGAATACCACCGAGTAGTTGATACAGCACTTCGTATAACGATCCTTTGAAAGGAACACGTGCAGCAATTCCTTCAGGAACCAATTTCTTAATATCTTCTTCCATATCCTGGAAATAGCGGTCTTTAGATCCTTTTTGCATGGCCTCAACCGATCCCATTCCACGGTAAGCTTTGAATTTTCTTCCCTGGTAAAGAATGGTTTCACCCGGTGATTCTTCAACCCCTGCAAATAATCCTCCGGCCATCATCGAGTCGGCTCCTGCTGCCAAACCTTTTACAATGTCGCCTGAGTAGCGGAGACCACCATCGCCAATTACCGGAACGCCTGAATCTTTAATCGCTTTTGAAACATTGTAAATTGCTGAAAGCTGAGGTACTCCAACACCGGCAATAACACGGGTGGTACAAATCGATCCCGGTCCGATTCCAACTTTAACCGCATCGGCACCGGCGCTAACCAGCAATTTTGCTGCATCGGCAGTGGCAATATTTCCGGCAACCACATCTTTATCCGGATATTTCGATTTTATGCGTTTTAGCATTTCAACCACACCTTTGGTATGCCCGTGTGCAGTATCCAAAACAAGTGCATCAACCTGTGCTCTTACCAGTGCCTCTACGCGATCCATGGTATCGCCTGCAATACCAACACCGGCTGCTACGCGCAAACGGCCTTTTTCGTCTTTACAGGCAAGCGGTTTGTCTTTTGCTTTGGTAATATCTTTATAGGTAACCAGCCCGATCAATTTATTTTCCTTATCAACAACTGGTAGTTTTTCAATTTTATGTCGCTGAAGAATTTCGGCAGCTTTATGCAAATCTGTCGATTCGAGCGTAGAAACCAGGTTTTCGCTGGTCATCACTTCCGAAATAGGGCGGCTCATATTAAGTTCAAAACGGAGGTCGCGGTTGGTAACGATACCAACCAGATGCCCGTGACCATCAACAACCGGAATACCACCAATTTTATATTTGGCCATAAAATCCAGCGCATCCTTCACTTTTTTCTCGGCTGTAATGGTAATCGGATCGTAGATCATACCATTTTCGGCACGTTTAACAGTTGTTACCTGGTGAGCCTGCTCCTCAATACCCATGTTTTTATGAATCACACCAATACCACCTTCGCGGGCAATGGCAATGGCCATTTTACTTTCGGTAACTGTATCCATTGCTGCCGAAATAATCGGAGTATTGATGATAATGTTACGAGTGAACTTTGAAGATAGATCAACTTCGCGTGGTAATAATTCTGAATATGAGGGAATTAAAAGAACATCATCGAAGGTTAACCCTTCAAACTTTATTTTGTCTTCTAGAAACGACATGCCTAACTATTTTAATGTTTTTATTAAAGCGCAAAACTACAAAAAAATAGTGGACCAGAACTGATTTATTTACGCAGTAGCTACTTTTGAAGAATAAAAATTGTTAAAGATTAAAATGATTTGTTAACCTGAAAAATTCATAAAATTTTTCACACGAAGTGTTGACGATTGAAATTCTGCACGATACGTGCTCTGTTTAGAGGTTGTTTTATGGTTTTCAATGTCAAGGTTAACCCTGACAAATAATTGGATATCAATTATTTCGTCAGCCCTGTAAATAATTAGTTTATTTTTTTGAATTAATTAGGTTAATTTGTATTAATGGAAGACTTCAGGCAGATACTTACCCGTTATTGGGGCTACCCCGAATTCCGGCCGCTGCAGCTCGAGATTATCGAGTCTGTTGCAGTGGGTAATGACACGCTTGGACTAATGCCAACCGGTGGTGGAAAATCGATAACGTTCCAGGTTTATTCCATGGCGCACGAAGGTATTTGTGTGGTGGTAACACCCTTGATTGCGTTAATGAAAGACCAGGTAGAAAACCTGAACCGGAAAGGGATAAAAGCACTAGCTGTGCACAGCGGTATGTCGCCACGCGAAATAAAACTTACGCTCGATAATGCAGTTTGGGGCAATTACAAGTTTTTGTATGTATCGCCGGAACGCCTGAACTCTGAGCGTTTTGTGGAGCGTCTGGAGCAAATGAAAGTAAACCTGTTAACGGTTGACGAAGCACACTGTATCTCGCAGTGGGGTTACGATTTTCGCCCCAGTTATTTAAGTATTATTAAGGTGCGGCAGTTGTTGCCCAAAGTAAAAATACTGGCTTTAACAGCAACCGCAACTCCTAAGGTGGCCGACGATATTCAGGACAAGCTGGGTTTCAAAGAGAAGAATTTGTTAAAAATGTCTTTCCACCGCGAAAACCTGAGTTACCTGGTGCGTCATGTCGAGAATAAAACCGGTTATCTGCTGAATACGCTGAAAAAAAGTAAAGGCTCAGGAGTGGTGTATGTACGAAGCCGCAAAGCCACACGCGAAATTGCTGAAGAACTAAGGCAAAACGGAATTTCGGCCGATTATTACCACGCCGGGTTGGGAAATTTTGTGCGTAGTGCGCGGCAAGACGACTGGCTGAGTGGAAGAACACGTGTGATTGTGGCTACCAATGCTTTTGGAATGGGCATCGACAAAGCCAATGTTCGCTTTGTGATTCATATTAATGCGCCCGATTCGCTGGAAGCTTATTACCAGGAGGCGGGTAGGGCAGGCCGCGATGGGAAAAAATCGGCAGCAGTACTATTGTATAATAATGCCGATACCACCAAGCTGAAAAAGCATATTTCAACTTCGTTTCCCGAAACCGATAATATTAAACGTATTTACGATTCGTTGTGTAACTATTTCCAGATTGCTGTGGGGCACGGAAAAGGGCAGGTGCGCGAATTCAGTTTGCAGGGATTTGCACAGGCCTACAAATTTCAGCAGGCGATGGTTTATAACAGCCTAAAGATTCTGCAACGCCAGGAATACCTTGAATTTACCGAGCAGGTGGACAGTCCGTCGCGGATCTATTTCCCGATTTCGCGCGATGAGTTGTACAAATTTCAAGTGGCCAATGCTAAACTCGACGATTTTGTAAAACTGCTTTTGCGCTCGTACACTGGTTTGTTCACGGGGTACGTATCTGTTGATGAAGAGCTGTTATCGAAACGTTCGGGGCTTAATCGCGATCAGGTGTACAACTACCTGAAACACCTGCGGCAGTCGAAGGTGATTGATTATGTGCCGAAAAGTCAAACACCGTTTATCTATTTCACCAAAGAGCGAGTGCATATCGACCGCCTGAAAATATCGAAAGAAAACTACGATCTTCGGAAAAAGGATTACACCGAAAAAATTGAGTCGGTAATTCATTATGCTACCGATTCTGCTACCTGCCGCAGCCAGATTCTGTTAACCTATTTTGGTGAAACCGATGCAGCACCCTGCGGTACATGCGACATTTGTAAAGCCAAACAGGCACTGGCACTCAGCGATTACGAATTTGGCACGGTTAGTAAACGTGTGCAAAAGTTGCTCGAAGATCCATGCACTTATGAAAACCTCTTGTTTAAACTAAAAGGCGACCAACAAAAAATGCGCGAAATAGTAAAGTGGCTACTCGATAACAAAAAAATAATCTACCGCGTTGATGGACTGCTGGAATGGAAGTAAAAAGATTTCAAGGCAAAAGTAAAAAGTAAAAAGGCAAAAGATGCAGTTCTCAGTTTATAGTCTCAGTTAACAGTCTCAGCTAACAGTCCCAGTTCGCAGTTTCTCACCTGATACTATGAAAAAGTACACTACAAAGTTCTTCCTCATTCACTCAATTCCACATTCACTATTTTACCATTTCAACTCTTTTCTCGTGTCTTAAAAATCTTTACTACTTTTGCAGCAGTTTAAATTATTGGGGAAATTAGGTGTGAGTATGGATCAGATCGTATATTCAAAAAATGTAGTTGAATTTGTAACGGTAGCTAACGAGTACTGTTCTACCATCGAAAATGTGTCGCATCTCACTGCAGAAGAAAATCTTGCAAAGCTGCAAAAGTTGCTGCCATTGCTCTATTTAAAGGCTTCGGTTGTTGAGAAGATTGAAATGGTGATGGACGAGGAACTGGAGAAATTTGTAAACGAACTCGACTACAATATGTTGCACCAGAAATGGTTGCAATTGTTCGGTGAGAATGATGGTTTTTACGAGGTTTTCGATCCCAATATTCAGTTTGGAGAAGAAACTGTACGGGCAAGTGTTTCCGAAAATCTGATGGATATTTACCAGGATCTGAAGAATTGTATCACCAATTACAGCATTGGTAACGAGGATGTAATGAACGATGCAATTTCGGAGTGTATATACCATTTCGAGGAGTTTTGGGGACAGCAACTGGTGAATGTTATGCGTGCTGTGCACATGCTGGTATACAGCGATACTGATTTTTCAGTTGAAAGTAGTAATGACGAAGCGGTTCCCGGGAAAGGAAATCCCAAGTGGCTTGATAAATTCTGGGGAACCGATCAAGAAGAGGAATAAATGTTTAAAGAAAAAATATCAAATGAAGAATTGACGGAGCTACCTTTAAAACGTTTTGAAGGTCAAATCTTTTTAGTTGATTCATTACAAAAGGTAAAACATGCCATTGAAGAGCTCAACGGAGCAAGTATAATTGGCTTTGATACCGAGACAAAACCGTCGTTTAAAAAGGGTGTGGTAAACAAGGTGGCTTTGCTGCAATTGTCGACCAAAAACAAGGCTTTTTTATTCCGCATAAACCGCATTGGCTTGCCACGCGAAATTGTGGAATTACTGGCCAACGAAAACGTGATTAAACCAGGCGTTGCTATTCGCGACGATATAAAAGGCTTACAGGAATTTGTACCTTTTAAACCGGGTGGTTTTGTTGAGTTGCAGGATGAGGCCAAAGAAATGGGCATTCAGAATTTCAGCCTGAAAAAGCTAACGGCTATTGCCTGTGGTTTCCGCATTTCGAAAGGCCAGCAGTTGACCAACTGGGAAGCCGGCGAATTAACAGAGGCACAACAATATTATGCAGCCACCGACGCGTGGGCTGCACTGGAAATCTTCGAGAACTTTTCAAAAAATTAGAGATGGCAAAAGAGTTTGTCAAAGTTGTATTAAAGTCGGGAAAAGACCAGTCATTGCTGCGTTTTCACCCGTGGATATTCTCCGGAGCCATTAAAGAAATGTACGGAAAACCTGCCGAGGGCGAGATGGTAAAAGTGTATTCGAACCAGGACCGGTTTTTGGCAATAGGCCACTACCAGATCGG
It contains:
- a CDS encoding OstA-like protein codes for the protein MSFYRFNTSATLRKFTPAIFLVLLMFLTAKGFSQEKKRVEILQAGDLIQTENIANAQRLINDVIIRHEDILMYCDSAYTYEGTNRVDAFGNVHINQGDTLHLYARKVYYDGDRSFAQAIKNVKLENKEVTLYTDTLDYDMNLNVGYYDCFGKIVDSTNTLTSKVGKYYLDDNEAHFTDSVVGFSDKYTIDSEDLRYNTQTEVIFFKGPTTIRDSVNTLYAEDGWYNTQTGEADLKEMPRVYNETQLLTAKQISYNKENGDGYAEGNVHIEDFENRTIIQGNKVIYNKAKETATATDSAVFISYSEADSLFLHADTLKSIPDTIDGENIVMAFYGVRFFRTDIQGLCDSLMYFTKDSLVQMHSNPVIWSEQHQLSADYIEMIQHTTAPNEMHMMKNSFIISKQDTGRYDQIKGKDMTGYIVNGKLRNIDVDGNGQTLYYARDKEAVIGLNRAESSNISIRFKEGKIDAIAFQKQPEGQLKPILELDESEKTLPGFEWKIKLRPLSKKDIFWRPEKKVVVEEEVVTGK
- a CDS encoding AAA family ATPase; the protein is MNFKNDVEALDALQAKFKDLKKEITTVIYGQDAIIEQVLISLFSRGHVLLIGVPGLAKTLLVTTIAKILGLKYNRIQFTPDLMPSDIIGTEILDNERNFKFIQGPLFANIILADEINRTPPKTQSALLEAMQEQSITAAGQHFELDKPFFVLATQNPIEQEGTYPLPEAQLDRFMFSVWLDYPKLEDEITIVKNTTTIQNTELKPVISGKEILYYQDLIRKIPVNDNVLRYAVTLAAKTRPENENAAEISNQYLKWGAGPRASQYLVLGAKTHAALRGKYSPDIEDVKAVAPSILRHRIIKNYKAEAENISIDEIIDKLL
- a CDS encoding peptidylprolyl isomerase, which translates into the protein MTRIFVTIMLMLAVLTGANAQDKVIDQIVAVVGGNVILKSDIETMNINQQAQGITSDGDMKCEILEDFLINKLLVAEAELDTLITVMPSQVNQQMDAQLQMYMQHFGTESAVETYFGKPIASIKSDMQEAIREQLLSQQMRSKIVENVTVTPSEVRYNYRNLSKEEIPTIPTQYEYAQITVQPKIELEEENRVKAKLREIKKRIENGSSFAAMAVIYSEGPSAKDGGVIGYSGRAQLDPAYASAAFNLKDDKVSNVVKSAFGYHIIQLVDKQGGKVNTRHILMKPKVSVDAKEEAYERLDSLANLIRKDEIAFDQAAQMFSYDKNTRNNGGIAINANTMSSKFSIEEIDPDVSKIITKMNINEISEPFETIDTKNQQQVYKTIKLLRKIDSHKANLQNDYQTLAELYLAKKKEQVLEEWIAERQSQTYIRIDRTYANCNFNFDNWIK
- a CDS encoding peptidylprolyl isomerase, whose amino-acid sequence is MNRVFFSLIFFVVSNLQVVAQPDGVLLTIDHHAVSKEEFEIVYNKNNNNLYSDADKKTPREYLELFINFKLKVVEAESLKMDTSQAFINELAGYRKEIAAPYLTDIEFNEHQVEELYRRMKLEVDASHILLRVDENASATQEQQVLDKITNIRKQIIGGKSFEDAAVEYSEDPSAKTNKGHLNYFSAFTMVAPFEDAAFNTPVGEVSEPVRTNFGYHLIQVHDTRPNDGELQVAHIMKNVGRNATPEEKAKAKTAIDSIYQLLLNGVDFAEMAKKESQDRRSAVRGGEMPWFSAGRIVKEFSDPAFALKNDGDISEPVETSFGYHIIKRLSARPVPPFEEARASIESQIKKDATRLESGKKVFVEKLKKEYNFLENEAAKAKLAELTITDTSALPEDTFFTIDNKNFGTEELTAFITRKNIKTGSCLSVYDEWVTDEITNLEDSKLEEKYPEFRYLMNEYHDGILLFNISQEKIWNYAAQDTAGLKEFYQKNKDKHLWGDRFKGHIITCKDVSVREEAENLFGAGLNADEVLEHINSDEEELISIETGAWEEAQNPVVDYYVWNGKDPEHFDSATTFVRGDIIKPEPKTLDDARGLFISDYQDYLEEQWIKKLRNKYKIKVNKKLLNSIEGV
- the guaB gene encoding IMP dehydrogenase, with amino-acid sequence MSFLEDKIKFEGLTFDDVLLIPSYSELLPREVDLSSKFTRNIIINTPIISAAMDTVTESKMAIAIAREGGIGVIHKNMGIEEQAHQVTTVKRAENGMIYDPITITAEKKVKDALDFMAKYKIGGIPVVDGHGHLVGIVTNRDLRFELNMSRPISEVMTSENLVSTLESTDLHKAAEILQRHKIEKLPVVDKENKLIGLVTYKDITKAKDKPLACKDEKGRLRVAAGVGIAGDTMDRVEALVRAQVDALVLDTAHGHTKGVVEMLKRIKSKYPDKDVVAGNIATADAAKLLVSAGADAVKVGIGPGSICTTRVIAGVGVPQLSAIYNVSKAIKDSGVPVIGDGGLRYSGDIVKGLAAGADSMMAGGLFAGVEESPGETILYQGRKFKAYRGMGSVEAMQKGSKDRYFQDMEEDIKKLVPEGIAARVPFKGSLYEVLYQLLGGIRAGMGYCGAQNIKALQQAKFTRISNAGVQESHPHDVSITREAPNYSSRQ
- a CDS encoding ATP-dependent DNA helicase RecQ, with protein sequence MEDFRQILTRYWGYPEFRPLQLEIIESVAVGNDTLGLMPTGGGKSITFQVYSMAHEGICVVVTPLIALMKDQVENLNRKGIKALAVHSGMSPREIKLTLDNAVWGNYKFLYVSPERLNSERFVERLEQMKVNLLTVDEAHCISQWGYDFRPSYLSIIKVRQLLPKVKILALTATATPKVADDIQDKLGFKEKNLLKMSFHRENLSYLVRHVENKTGYLLNTLKKSKGSGVVYVRSRKATREIAEELRQNGISADYYHAGLGNFVRSARQDDWLSGRTRVIVATNAFGMGIDKANVRFVIHINAPDSLEAYYQEAGRAGRDGKKSAAVLLYNNADTTKLKKHISTSFPETDNIKRIYDSLCNYFQIAVGHGKGQVREFSLQGFAQAYKFQQAMVYNSLKILQRQEYLEFTEQVDSPSRIYFPISRDELYKFQVANAKLDDFVKLLLRSYTGLFTGYVSVDEELLSKRSGLNRDQVYNYLKHLRQSKVIDYVPKSQTPFIYFTKERVHIDRLKISKENYDLRKKDYTEKIESVIHYATDSATCRSQILLTYFGETDAAPCGTCDICKAKQALALSDYEFGTVSKRVQKLLEDPCTYENLLFKLKGDQQKMREIVKWLLDNKKIIYRVDGLLEWK
- a CDS encoding DUF5063 domain-containing protein — encoded protein: MDQIVYSKNVVEFVTVANEYCSTIENVSHLTAEENLAKLQKLLPLLYLKASVVEKIEMVMDEELEKFVNELDYNMLHQKWLQLFGENDGFYEVFDPNIQFGEETVRASVSENLMDIYQDLKNCITNYSIGNEDVMNDAISECIYHFEEFWGQQLVNVMRAVHMLVYSDTDFSVESSNDEAVPGKGNPKWLDKFWGTDQEEE
- a CDS encoding 3'-5' exonuclease — protein: MFKEKISNEELTELPLKRFEGQIFLVDSLQKVKHAIEELNGASIIGFDTETKPSFKKGVVNKVALLQLSTKNKAFLFRINRIGLPREIVELLANENVIKPGVAIRDDIKGLQEFVPFKPGGFVELQDEAKEMGIQNFSLKKLTAIACGFRISKGQQLTNWEAGELTEAQQYYAATDAWAALEIFENFSKN